Genomic DNA from Triticum dicoccoides isolate Atlit2015 ecotype Zavitan chromosome 4B, WEW_v2.0, whole genome shotgun sequence:
ataatagtatcatgcatatgatactagtatatgatattaCACCCATAATGCATAGTATCGTatagtatcatagatggtctcatttattgccatgcagacACATattccctctctctcagtttacagggcgtgcgcgtatccctaggtcgtcaatttgaccaaactaatacaagtcatatattacaaaaaatataccaatataaactttagatgttctattttcaaaaggtataatttttgtgttatatagtttatattagggtgataaaattggcaacctaggtatacgcgtaggacttgtaaaccaAGACGGATGGAGTATAGCATTACATTTATTatcatacggtatctacctatgttactatgaccccatctctcttctttaattgcctgtcACATTACTATGACcccctctctcttctttaattgtctgccatataagcatgtttgcaagtcccaagtacatgatactatttatgttacccccactatggccagcctaaaaccacgacgagtaatttggaagggAGTAGTACTAGCGTGTTAAGGAAGTCCTAACAAATCACAACCAGTTGCAACACATTGCAGTTATGAGCTCTGCATTTCTTTTCCTTGCAGGTCAAAAGGGCGTGCATATCCTTCAACTACAACTACTAGCtgactgcccgtgcgttgctacggagcGGCACAACATTGTTTGTCCCGCTTGACCCTTCACTGGTTCTTATTTTTCTTGACATGTTTCTTATCCCACCAATAACCAGACAAACATTGATCTTCCTTCACTGGTCCGCCACTGCACTCTAGCTTTGTTGTCCGGGTTTAACTTCACTTGATATAGCTCCATTGTGAGATTATAAGCTAACACTTTTAATGTTTGTGATTTGTTCTTTTATGGATTTATTGACAACGCTCATGTGTCTATGTGTGTTTTCATGAGGATTTTGGACTAACCAGACCTTCAAATAAACGCTTCCTGTGTTTGCCCTCTTTCATTCTCACCAAGCATCACAAAATTTTCAGAGTAAGTGAATTCATCATTGTGCTCATATTTGCTCCTGGTTAGCTCAGACCCTAAATGTACTTCCAGTCTGATCAAATCAGGCGTAGATAAAGCATAATGAGCTGGAAAGGCGAAAAATAAATATGGGCAAAGTCTTACTGGAATATGCTGGTGATATATATAAACTGAACATAGTTTGGTCAGTCTATGCTCGCTCACTGAACAAAAACGGAACCACGGATAAACCTCATACTGGATGCTAAATTATCTACATACAACAACATACCATGAAGTTTTCTGACAATGTCACTGAGCAACAAGTCTTTCCTTCTATTTTTCAGAAACTGTGTTGCCTTTCTCCCACATAGCTCCCTTTCCGCCGATCACCATGTCCCTTTCTCCACACTAAGTCCCATATGAAAAACAAGATAAAGCATGAATATGATCTTTCTCATCCTCGGCTACCTTTGTTAGTCCTTATTTGTGCATCTTGCTTGCAGTAGATTGAAACATATATGTACAATAAAAAATAGCACGTAAACTGACCCTGGTATATGGAGACTACGACTGCAGCTGAGGTTGTGGCATCGTCCAAGAGGAAGCCATCAGCATGCCAGCCGGGCAGCGTCTTCGTCAGGTACTGGGAGATGCTGCTGCCGCTCGCGCTAGCCGTGCCACTGACGTCGCCACTGTAGCCTGCATGACCTCGTGTTGCAGGGGCTACTGATGTTCTCTTCCTCCCCCGGTTCCTCCTGACCCTAACGACATTGAGGATTTACCCAGGAAACACTACCATGGTCAGTGTAACACTAATTTACTTACCAAGAAAACAACACCTTCCTCCCCCATGTTCCAAAGCTGGGCTAAATAGGACACATGCTTCAAGTCCACCCTCCATGCATCCAGTCCCTAGTTCATGTTGTGGACAAATATGCCTCCTCCCTTTTCCGCTCGCCCCAATCGTGTGCTCTTTTCTCACCTCTACATTCAGTGAGTACATCAGAATCTCATATATATCAACataatcttttttttttgaaacatcaatataaacttcataaCATATGGTAGAATTGGATATGGATACATCGACGACGGCAAGAAACTGTAGATCTAAGTGAGTTGCACTTTTACAAGGAGACCAGGTGAGCCCGTTCTGCAGGAGCAAGGTTGTTAAAAATTTCAAGTTGGTTCCCTTGCACTAGGAGATGACGAAACATTACTTTATCCATTTCAGAGATCTGCAAAAGATCATCATCAAATAATTAAATGGTCCAAAATAACGTAATGTATGATCATCTTATTTCATTCATTTCAGAAAAATGAATTATGAAGCAAGAAGTACAAATTGGAGGTATTATGTGATCTTCATGGGAAAGAATATAAGACAGGAAAAGAGAAAAAAGGAGGAATTTTACCAGCGCCCGGAGGCTCGCCCTCCGTCAACAACATCAGTGCCCAATCCTTATCTGAAATTCAACAACAATTAGCATGCATAAACAATAACTTAACGTCTTCTAGTTTCTTAAGGAATTCGTCTTCCTTGCAATAAGTACCGCAGAACTTAAAAAAAAGGGAGGCATAATCAAGATCCTTCAAGCACATTCCATGACGAGCAGAAAAATGAAGCCGTCGGTACAATCCCATGACGAGCAGAAAAATGAGGCGGTACAAAATCACATTTTTGTGTACAATGAACCGCAGAAGAGAAAAGAAGCGGAACCGCGACCTACAGTACCTGCTGCGGATGCGTCGCCGGAGAATTTGAGCTTTAGGGCGCTGGAGGAGGGCGGTGCTAGATTGGAGACACTCACACTTAACCCATGGATCCGAAGAGTGGGGTGGGCAGCGTACAGAGGCTGCGCGATGGTGACCAACACGACGACATCGCGGCAGGGACGGAGACGGAGAATATATGGTCCTCATGCAGTGGGGGGTGCAGGGCCGGTGGCGATGTCCACAGCCCAGACCGCAGCCACGGCGACACGGCGTCTTCCACGGCCAGGACCACAGCCACAACAATGCGGCGTCTTCCATGGCCAGGACTGCAGCCACATTGACCACGAGAGGACGATGAGGGAAGCAACGGCGGCGAATTTCTGAAGAGGGAAGAGAGATTGGTTCGGCAGCGATGAGGGGTGGGGGGAGACGAAGGGTGGGACGTGTGTTCGTAGGTTCTGGCCTTCTGGGTCGTGggtctattttttttctttgggctaTTTTTTCGAGCGAGGATATTTAATCCTGCATACGAAGGGTGGAGGGAGAGGTTGATCGTTAGGAGGGGAGGTCGAACCATCACCACGACGACAACGACGGTAGATCCTCTTTTAATAGTAAAGATTCCACAAGGCTAAACGGTCCTACTATTACATCCTTTTTTGATTCTCATGCGCCGAGGGGCTTCAGGGAAATCCAAACTTCCATACAGGATTACAAAACAACCATCGTTCCTTCAAATTTACAAGAGATGATACTATATTTCTAACTGGTCCTTGCTCGGAGCAGAATCAAGGTGATTTCGAATCAACCTTTGATCCATGATCATGTTCGGAATCTGCAGAAGAATAGCCGATCGCTCAGTCCAGGACTCACCAAATATACAAAAGAAGATGATGTGTGCAACGATTTGAGTACCTTTTCACCAAAGAAAATCTTTGTGTTATTGGCAATTGATTCAATGAACCTCAGCTCAAGATACTCAGGTGTAAGTTTTAGCTTGTTAGCCTCTGCTTCCTTCGTAATCCTAGACAGACCAGACCGAATGCAGCAAGTTAACAAGAAGCATCCATGAGCAGGATAAATGAAGAAACAGTAATGCTTGTCATGCCTGTAATAGTTTGCATCTGCAAGGGCTCTCTCTCGGGCAAGAAACATTTcattatcaatctgctgctgccTTTTGGAACTGTCCTTCTCCGTTAGCATCTGCTGCATGAGGATCTTGCTCACTAGTGCATTCTTTTCTGCTTCAGATAGTGCGATCTTCTTCTGAGTTTCTGCCTCCTTTTCTGCCACCTTTTGCCTTTCGATGGCAATTAGCGCCTGGATTAAAGATACTATATATAAGTAAACAAAAGATAAGTACACAGAAAACATTCTCCAGACCTTATTAGTTACACAAACAAGGAGACCTTAATAGTTACACAAACAAGGAGATGTCGTCATCATATTAGAACCTGTAACATTAAATCAACATAAGTAATCATTCCTGCAAGCAAAGAATCATGCCTATATCAGAAAaaacatatactccctctgatccaaaatAAAAGGTGTACTGATTTTTCAACAAGTCAATATTCTCTAACCTTGACCAAGTTTATGGAGAAAAATATCAATGTCTTCAAAACCAtattatcattagattcatcatgaaatatattttcacttctatttatttaaaattgtagatgttcatatattttgctataaacttggtcaaaataGAAAacctttgacttttcaataaactaCTATACCTTATAGTTTCCAACGGAGGGACTAATAATTAACTGATCTAGGATCTTTAGCACTGGGGGTGCCACAGTTCACAAGTACAATGTATGAACATAACTTTACTACATATGTTCAAAATTTGTGAAAATTACACTAGGAATAGTATAATTTAGTGTAATGATCATCACAATTCCAACCAATAGCCCCAAAATAGGGTTTAAGTTGTAGACCGTCCCAGGACTCAAAGTTGCTGCTTTCCAAGATATATTTGTGTATCATGATTTGGAAAAAAGCTCGGTCAGGGAGAACCTCGTGACAATTGGTTGGTTAGAGGTGCGTTGCGCACCCAGTGTGCTCGTGGTTGTCTTGCTAAAAATGCCATGGGTGCTAGTGCCTGTTGGTCAAGACTTGAAAAAGGCTTGCTGATCTAATAAAACATTACTGCCTTTTCATGATGGCATGAGATAGGGGTCAGAACTTAAAACATTGATAACAAGCCCTACTAATACTAGGAATATGTTAATTCATAAAGCAGCTTGTGAAGTTGCAAAATTTTAGTTTACAAAGTAAAATAGTTGCAATTTCTATTACTACAGAGTTATATGCAACATGAACAATCCATTGTCAATCGGGATGACTTTGAAAAATCAATCAGAGCAACTAACTAGGTGTTCCAACTTCGTTAGCCACAATAGCTTATTGAACAAGGTCTAATGCATGATATGTATGCTGCACAAACAATAGCATCTCAAGAACTGAGCATTGTATAAACTTCGCATGGACACAAGTATCAGATGATTTGGTCACATGAAGTGCATATACCTTTGTACGCTCCTCCTCCATAAGTTCAAAATTTCTCCTAATACTAACAGGTATGTTTGGTTTTGTAACACGAACACTGATAATCTCAATTCCAGGAGCATAGCGCGTGCAGTCCCTTTGGATAGCTTCTTTCATGGTCTCATCAATCTGATATTTTGGCAGGACAGGTGAACCGGTGATAAAGGTATAAGGTTAATATATTGGACAGCTAAATGTAAGAAGGGAAAATATCAGGTGAAAAATGTTAATTCGCTATTGAACTCATAGATTTCAAAATATTCTCAAAAGAATACTATGTATTGGGAGAATATTTTCTATATCTATACAAATTTCAAGGATACTTAGCCAAACAGTGGAACCACTATATCAGTAATTAATTGTCTTCTTGTGTCTCACTGGTGTGTTTTGAGTTAGATTACAGAAGGTTGCAGAAATGTAGAATATAACATGCACCTACATCTCATAATCATTTCACACCAAAGAGTTGTGCATATGCTTTACAGTGAGTTTTCACCCATTTGAATTTTAACTGCACATTTTGTCATGCAAGAAAGAACCAAAAGTGGATTATTAGATGAAAAGGATTTACCAACCTGATCGAACATGTCAATGTAAACTTGCTGCAAACTATGAGCACTGCAGAACTGGTTTATCTCGTGATGAATTTTGTCATATATCCATGTCTTATCATAATGCACACCATAATTGAGCAGGGTCTCATAAACAAAGTCTTTATTGAGACGATTGACAACCTACAGATCACCCAGTGGATTAACCAAAACAGAAACAAGCAAATAAACTTTGTAGAGCAGAGTTATAACTTATAATAGAAACGATTTTACTGAGCAACCATGGAATTAGCAAATTTCTGACTTTGCAAGCCCGCTCCCCCGCCGCCGCTGCACCGGCCCACGCCGGCTGCCGCTCCGGCACCGTCGCCCACCGCGCTCTGATGGCCACCCCGCCGCCTTTCGCCTCCAGCCGTTCTCGGGAGCTCTGATGGCTGGGGTCGAGCCCATCCTTTGCGGGATCTGAAGCCCCTTCCTACCGCGACATGct
This window encodes:
- the LOC119296020 gene encoding erlin-2-B isoform X2 encodes the protein MSDVTAEFTPRQRLPTPSPSLSPQQSRSRQPPPPGSDPLALGVVIFIAVCFLLVSISAPSSILHQVPEGHVGVYWRGGALLKTITTPGYHLKLPFITQFEPIQVTLQTDQVKGIPCGTKGGVMISFDKIEVVNRLNKDFVYETLLNYGVHYDKTWIYDKIHHEINQFCSAHSLQQVYIDMFDQALIAIERQKVAEKEAETQKKIALSEAEKNALVSKILMQQMLTEKDSSKRQQQIDNEMFLARERALADANYYRITKEAEANKLKLTPEYLELRFIESIANNTKIFFGEKIPNMIMDQRLIRNHLDSAPSKDQLEI
- the LOC119296020 gene encoding erlin-2-B isoform X1, which produces MSDVTAEFTPRQRLPTPSPSLSPQQSRSRQPPPPGSDPLALGVVIFIAVCFLLVSISAPSSILHQVPEGHVGVYWRGGALLKTITTPGYHLKLPFITQFEPIQVTLQTDQVKGIPCGTKGGVMISFDKIEVVNRLNKDFVYETLLNYGVHYDKTWIYDKIHHEINQFCSAHSLQQVYIDMFDQIDETMKEAIQRDCTRYAPGIEIISVRVTKPNIPVSIRRNFELMEEERTKALIAIERQKVAEKEAETQKKIALSEAEKNALVSKILMQQMLTEKDSSKRQQQIDNEMFLARERALADANYYRITKEAEANKLKLTPEYLELRFIESIANNTKIFFGEKIPNMIMDQRLIRNHLDSAPSKDQLEI